The Suricata suricatta isolate VVHF042 chromosome 4, meerkat_22Aug2017_6uvM2_HiC, whole genome shotgun sequence genome includes a region encoding these proteins:
- the ANKRD39 gene encoding ankyrin repeat domain-containing protein 39: MAAPPPCTDALCCSRPGVAFGVQQTLEEMDFDRGIWSAALNGDLGRVKYLIQKATDPSQPDSAGYTALHYASRNGHYAVCQFLLESGAKCDAQTHGGATALHRASYCGHTDIARLLLSHGSDPRLVDGDGMTSLHKAAEKGHMDICSLLLQHSPALKAVRDRKARLACDLLPCDSDLWDLLAS; encoded by the exons ATGGCGGCGCCGCCGCCTTGTACCGATGCCCTGTGCTGCTCTCGTCCGGGTGTGGCGTTCGGCGTGCAGCAGACGCTGGAGGAGATGGACTTCGACAGGG GAATCTGGTCAGCAGCCCTAAATGGAGACCTGGGTCGAGTGAAATATTTAATCCAGAAGGCTACAGACCCTAGCCAGCCTGACTCGGCTGGCTACACGGCGCTG CACTACGCCAGCCGCAATGGGCACTATGCCGTGTGCCAGTTCCTGCTGGAAAGTGGGGCTAAGTGTGATGCCCAAACCCACGGGGGTGCCACTGCCCTGCACCGGGCCAGCTACTGTGGGCACACTGACATTGCTCGGCTCCTGCTGTCTCATGGGTCCGACCCCAGGTTGGTAGATGGCGATGGCATGACCAGTCTGCATAAG GCTGCTGAGAAGGGCCATATGGACATTTGCTCCCTCCTGTTGCAACACAGCCCAGCCCTGAAGGCCGTCCGGGATCGGAAGGCACGACTGGCATGTGACCTGCTGCCCTGTGACAGTGACCTATGGGACCTCCTGGCCAGCTGA